CCTGCCAACCAAGATCGAAGCCCTCTCCGATCGCGTTCGCATTCAGTTCACAGAGCCCATCGACAAAGAATTCGCGAGCGACACGTCTAACTTTCTTGTCGACACCTGGGCGCTTCGACGGTCCGCGAATTATGGGTCTCGCCGTTATGACGAGAAGAGCATGTTGGTTGAGACTGCCTCGGTATCAAACGACGGATTGACTTTGGAGTTGCACCTGCCGGATCTCCAGCCCACTTGGTGCATGGAAATTTCTTATCGCCTGAAGGACCTCCACGGCGAGATGTTTCGGGGTTCTATCCAGAACACCGTTCACCAGATCAGACAAGCTGAGTGACCAGCGTCACTTACCTTCGGAAGCCCATCGCTTCATCAATTCGATGTTGCTTTCAACGGTTTGCAGATGCTCCGGTGTCGCACGTTTGCGAAGAGTATTCAGGTAAACCTCAATGTCGCTTTCAAACTGCTCGGCCGACTCGGGCTGTCGACCTTGATCGCCAGTCGTTTCCATCCAATGGTCCAAACGGTTGCGAAGCGATTGAAGCTCAGCCGCATGAGCCGGGTCGTTGGCCAGATTCTGCAACTCGTGCGGGTCGGATTCCAGGTCAAAGAGCTCCTCCGCGGGCCGCGTCTGACGAAAGATCAGCTCCTGATTCGCGTCCAATTTGCCTTCGTCGTGCCATTGACGAAGGGCGATCAGAATTGATTTCGCATCCTTGTACGCGCAAGGCTGTAAGTAGGGCCGGTTGGGCAAAAAGTTGCGAATGTATTTGAATTGGTGCGTACGCACCGACCGAATGTGATCCACGGTTTCGTCGCAACGATCTCGCGCCGCGAACGCCGCTTCGCGAGGCTGGTAATCGTCGGAAAGGACGTCCTTCGCCTGCATGGTTTCCGGAATCGGAATACCAGCCGCCGCGAGCGATAACGCAGCGATGTCAATGTGCTCGACCAAATCGTCGCGAATGGTCCCTGGTTCGATTCCGGGGCCGCTCAGAATCAATGGCACATGCAAGCCTTCGTCATAGAGATACTGTTTGCCTCGTCCGTGGCTGATGCCATGATCCGTCATGAAGAGCACCAGCGTGTTTTCGCGAACGCCTTGTTCTTCCAGTTTCGCGATGACTTCGCCAACCATCGCGTCGGTCAATCGCACCGAATCCAGATAAGCTGCCCAGTCACGGACGATGTCCGGATGATTGGGATAGTACGGCGGGAGCGTGACCGATTCGATCGAGGTTGCACTGCCAAAACGCTTGCGTGCTTTCGTGGCGACATTGTTCCAACCCTTCGCATCCTTGCCTCGCAGCTTTCCACCTTGAGTTTGGATCTGCGCGAAAAACGGCTGCCCAGGCTTTCGATCCGACCAATCGGCGGAATCGTAGATCGACTTGTCCCACTCGAAGTTGTAGTCCGTCTTTCCAAGCTTTCCGTTGATCGGCCAGCCCGAAATCGAGGTGTGGTAGCCGGCATCTTGAAACAGTTTGGGAACCATCGCGACGTCGTCAGGCAGTTCAATTTTGACCGTTCCGCGACCGCTTCGATGGTGGTGAGCTCCAATGGACGTTTGATACATCCCCGTGATGAAAGCCGAGCGACAGGTTGAACAGACCGGCGCAGTCACATAGGCATTGTTGAACTGAACTCCGCTCGCCGCCAACGCGTCCACATTGGGCGTTTCGATCGCCGTTTCGCCGTAACAGCCGAAGTGAGCCGACATGTCATCGGGAATGATCCAGACAATGTTGGGCGGCTGTGCAGTGCCGACGCTCGAGAAGACCAAGCTCGTCGCGACGAACAGTGCGATGACAATTGGGTGGGGATGTCGCATGGTGGGTGGGTTCGGTGAGGAGATTTGGCGGAAACACAAGGCAGGGAAGTTTTGTCGAAGCCGTGGGGCGTGGGGACCCGAGCGAGCAAAGGTCTTTGAAAGCAGTCCGCAATTCGGTTCGGTATCTTAGCCGACCGTTGTGCCACCAGGGTAAAGCGAACGCCCGTGAACCTGCATTAGCGGCACTGATCTTGGTTATACTTCGCTCTGAGGCGATGGCTGGACCGCTTGGTCGAGACTCGCTTCCCATCCCCACATCCCACCTCTCTTGGAATTTTCCATGCCCGCCCGGTTCTCCAACCTTGCCGTCTGTTCCGATGCTAGAAATCGTGTCCGAGTCATCGGGACACTGTGCTTTCTGTTGCTTGGAATTTCGTCCCCTGTGAACGCCGAAACCAAGACCGGCAAATTGATCTTTGAAGACAAGTTCGAACGGAACGAATCGCAAGAATTGAAGGACGAAGTCGGCAATGGCTGGAACACCAACAGCCGTTCACGAGCCAACCGACACAAACAGGTGGATCTGAAAGATGGCACCATGCGAATTTTCATCCACGAGACCGCGGACCATGGCGTGTCGGTGACCCAGCCGATGGAATTTCGAAATGGTCGGGTGGAGATGAAGTTCAAATTGGAAGATCCCAAAGATGTCCTCGGTCTGAACTTCGCCGACCTGAAGTACAAAAAGGTTTGGGCTGGCCATTTGTTCCGCGTCAATGTCGGTGTCAAGAACGTTGAGATCGCGGATTTGAAAACGGGGGTCATGGACCTTGAAACGCGAACGCTGCGAAAAGCCGGAACGGTCTCGAAGGAATTGCAGGAAAAACTTAAAACGAAAGTCAAACGTTTCCCCAACAAGCTGGAAACGAACCGGTGGTATCACGTCGCTGCCGAAGTGATTGATGACACGCTCACCGTTTTCATCGACGGCGAGGAAGTCGCTTCCTTCGCGTCCGAGGGCATCGCGCACCCAACCAAGCGATTGTTGCGATTGGCGGTCAAACGCAATGTCGTGGTCGACGACGTGCAAATCTATTCGTTGGATTGACGCCAAAGAGTGCACGCCGCCTCGACGTTCCCGAAATCGTTCCGCCCCACTTGAGATTCACCGATGCCACTTCGCGCCATCAGCTTCGCCTTCTTTGCTGCCACGACGCTGCTTTCTTCTGCCGTTTCACAAGAACCATTCAAATTCGTTGCGAATTACGACGAGTCGAAAATCCCAGCCTACGAGTTGCCCGCTTTGCTGGAGTCCGGTGATGGTTCGAAGATTCAAAACGCCCAGCAGTGGCAGCAACGCCGCCGAGAAATTCTGACGCTCTTCGAAGACCATGTGTTCGGAGTTGTCCCGGACGAACGTCGGGTGGAAGCTGAGGTCGTGAGAACCGACCACGATTATCGACCGGGTGTCACTCGTTTCGAATTCGATGTGATCATTCATCCGATTGCGGAGTCGACCGTCGGGGAACAGACATCCATCCAGCCACTGCGTTTGCAAGTGTTGGCGGACGTGCCGCAATCGACCGAGCCCGCACCGGCAATTCTCGGATTGAACTTCCAGGGCAATCACACGATCGATTCCGATCCCCAAACACGGATCACGGAAAGCTGGGTCCGTGATCGTCGAAATTCGTCCACGGATGGCAATCGGGCAATCGAAGGCGGCCGAGGCGTCGCGTCCAGTCGTTGGCCGTCCGAACTGATTACCCAACGCGGTTACGCTCTCGTGACGCTCTACTATGGCGATATCGATCCTGACTATGACGATGGGTTCGAAAACGGGATCCACGGCACGTTGCGTCCATTCATTCAACAACTGCCCGCCAACAAACGCCCCGGCAGCATTGCCGGTTGGTCCTATGGGCTGTCTTGCGTGTTGGACGCGATCGAACAACTCAGCGAACTCAACATCGATCCCAAACGTGTTGGCGTTTTGGGACATTCACGATTGGGAAAAACCGCACTTTGGGCAGGAGCGACTGACACGCGATTCGCCATGGTGATCAGCAATGATTCGGGGTGCGGCGGTGCGGCACTCAGTCGTCGAGCGTTCGGGGAAACGGTTGGTCGAATCAATCGATCCTTCCCACACTGGTTCAACGACCAATACACGCAATACAACGAAAACGAATCGGCCATGCCCGTTGATCAGCACCAATTGATCGCGCTGGCAGCCCCGCGTCCGATCGCCGTTGGAAGTGCAACCCAAGACGAGTGGGCGGACCCAAAAGGTGAGTTCCTGTCGTGGCAATTGGCGGCACCTGCCTACCGGGTGTTGGGCATGAACGCGAAGGCATTCGATACCGTTTCGACCGCGAAAATGTTGAAACAACAAGGGGTCATCAACGCGGGTCCGATGCAGTATCACCTACGGGAAGGCAAACATGATCTAGCCAAATATGATTGGGAATGTTATCTCGATTTGGCTGATCGAACCCTCTCGCAATCGACTCCATGACCCAACTCCCGATCGATGAAATTCTCCCTTCCTTGAAGAAGGCGATCGGATCGGGAAACGCAGTGGTGTTGAAGGCGCCTCCGGGTGCCGGGAAAACAACCCGAGTGCCGATCGCAATTTTAGACGCACTCGAAGAACGCCAGATTCCAGGACAGATTTGGGTCATCCAACCACGTCGATTGGCTGCCCGATCGGTTGCCAACTGGATCGCTCATTCGCGTGAGGAAAACGTCGGCGAAACAGTCGGCTACCACGTGCGATTGGACCGACGCGAATCCGCACGCACGCAGATTGTCTTGATGACAACTGGCATGTTCCTTCGCCGGATGCAATCGGATCCGCTGCTGGAGCAAGTCGCCTGTGTGGTCTTGGACGAATTTCACGAACGCACCTTGGAACTCGACGTTGCGATCGCGATGACGCATCGTTTGCGGAGCGAACTGCGGGATGACCTTCGGATGGTCGTGATGTCCGCGACGATGGAAACCGCACCGATTGCGGACTACCTGAACCGTGACGATGCCGCGAACGCGCTGGAGATGCAATGCGAAGGCCGCACCTACCCCGTCACCATTCATCATGGTGACGATCGTCCCAAGGATCGTCTTGAGCAGAGGTTGATCGAACCAATTTCCGATGCTCTGTCGACGACCGATGGTCACGTGCTCGTGTTCTTGCCCGGAGTTGCCGACATTCACCGCGTGCAGAGGGCATTGCAATCGAGTCAAGCCTTTCAGTCGTCTACGCCCACGCAGATTCCTAACATTGTTTCCTTGCATGGTTCGCTGTCACCGAAGGAACAGGACGCCGCCATTCGCACCTCAGCGAATCGCAAGCTCATCCTCGCGACCAACATTGCGGAGACATCGGTCACCGTCGACGGTGTGACAGCCGTGGTGGATTCTGGACTGGCCAAGGTCCCACGTTTCGATTCACGACGTGGGATGACGCGTCTTGAAACGACTGCGATTTCGATTGCTTCGGCCGATCAAAGGTCCGGTCGTGCGGGACGAACATCCGAAGGCCACGCCTATCGAATTTGGAGCATGGCTGCTCAACGTTCCAGAGAAGAATACGACGTGCCCGAGATCCTCCGGTCCGATCTCTCGGGGGTGGTGCTGATGCTGGCCAGCCATGGTGAAAAGAACCTGTCGGCGATTCACTGGTTGACGCAACCTCCACCGCACGCCGCCGATTCCGCGGGTGACTTGCTCAAGATGTTGGGTGCGTTGGACTTCAGTGGGCGTCTGACCCAAACCGGTGCGCAAATGGCGGAGATGCCGCTGCATCCGCGAATTGCTCGGATGGCAATCGAAGCGTCACAGTCAATGTCCCGCGAAACCGTTGCCGCGTTGGCTGCTCTGCTGAGCGAGCGACACCCGTTTGAGTCGTGTGCTTCGATGAGCTTGTCGGAAATGGTTCATGCGATCACGCACAAGACAATTCCAAGGAACGTCTCCGTTTCTGCGTTGAAATCGTTCCAACGAATCATCGAGTCCATTGGACGATCGCTGCCGCAGTCAAACGCTAACGAGTCACTGCCCATCACATCCGAAACTCCGTCGGAAATCGCTATCGCAAAGGCATTGCTGGCCGCTTATCCCGATCGAGTCGTGTTGCGACGCGCCGATACCCCCGACCGAGGCCGCATGGTTGGCGGACGTGGCGTCGTTGGGCTTCAGTCCGTTTTAGGCGAAGCAAATCAATCACCGCTGGTGTTGTGCTGGGACGTCGACGGCGGTGGAGTCGAATCCAAAGTCCGATCCGCGATTCCGATCGAAGAAGACTGGCTCGATTCGAACCAAATCACGGAGCGTGATCAACAAACATGGGACACGCAAAAACAGTCGGTCCGGTGTCGTCATCAAACGCTGTATGGTGATCTCGTTTTGAAAGAGACTCCGGGCAAGGTGCCTGGCGACGAAACGACGGAACAACTGCTGTTTGAGAACGCTCGTTCACTTCTACCAATTGGCGGAGCAAAGTTTGAGAAGCGTCTGCAGCGAATGGGGTTGGTTGCGAGCGTGATGGACGAAGTCGCTCCGTTTGACGATGCCATGCACGAGGAACTTTTGCGGCAACTTTGTCACGGTAAGTCGAGCTTGGCCGAACTCCAGCGTGCCGCTTGGTTTGATCACTTTCTTGGGCTTGTCGGCTACGACGTTTGGCAGATTGTCGAACGCGAAGCACCGGAAGAGATCGCTTTGCCGGGAGGACGCCGCGTGCCCATTCGCTATGAGGATGGAAAACCACCGTGGATCGAGGTCAAGATTCAGCTTTGCTTTGGCTGGCGCGACACGCCGCGAATTTTGGGAGGCCGCGTACCGCTGCAATTGCACTTGCTGGGGCCAAACGGACGTCCGCAGCAGATCACCAACGATTTGGCGAGTTTCTGGGCGAACACCTACACAGAAATTCGCAAGGAACTGCGTCGCCGTTACCCCAAACACGATTGGCCCGAAAACCCTCTCGACGCTACCCCGACCCACCACGGTATGAAACGGAGATGATGGCGGACTGGCGATGAGTGCTAACGAACAGACATTGTGTTAACGTAGTTGTGGTTTGTGTTCCTTCCCTCCCTATCGAGCTCAACGATGGATCGAATCTCGTTTTCGCGAATTGGTCGCCTTCTTTTGTTGCCCGCCGTTTTGACGCTGGGTGGTTGTGGTTCCTCCGGTAGCGAACCCGGCACACAAACGCCAAGTGATTCCCCTGCGGGCCAAGCCGAATCGGAGACGATCAATTCCCTGCCACCCGAAACGAGTGAAACACCAGACACTCAAGCGACTTCCCCCAAGCGTGACGTGGGTGGTTTTTCGCTTCCTGAGGGTGATTTGCCAGACGCTCCGAAGAAGCGTTCGTCACCCACGGAGGGTGGTCTTAGCCTGCCTGACGACCTGAGTTCCCGTACAGACTCAGCGGATGATACCGCGACCCAGTTGATCACCGCCGACGCGGAAGAGGACACGACCAACATCGACTACGCGACGTGGAAGGAAGTTCGCAAGACGGCGGAATCAACTGGCAAAGTCACGGTGGTTGATGTTTGGTCGTTGGCGTGCGGCCCGTGTTTGAAGGAATTCCCCAACTTGGTTTCGTTGCAGAAGCGATTGGGCGACAAGGTGGTGGCCATCGGAGCGAACGTCGATTTCGATGGGCGAAAGACGCGTCCGCCTGAGTCCTACGAACCCAAGGTCCGAGCTTTTCTGCAAAGCAGTCATGCTGAGTTCGAGAACTACATCGTTCAAACACCAAGCGACGAAGTCTTTGAAGCGATCGGGATCGGTTCCATTCCAGCCGTTTTGGTTTTCGACGCCAAAGGCAAGCTTGTGAAGCAGTTCGCAGACGTCGGCGAGACGGCTGGCTTCACCTATGCAGGCGACATCGTTCCGTTGGTGGAACAACTTCTGAAATGACCTGCAGAATCGTCGCAATCCGACTGTGTGAACAAACCGACACGTGCGGAAAGAATTCGGCGCTTCAAAAGTGAAGGTTGCGTGCTTCTGATCTGTTCGGACGATGGCAGGTCCTATTCTTCGAGTATGAATACTCATGAATTGAACTGCCGGGGACTGAACTGTCCCATGCCAATCGTCGAACTAACCAAGGCCGCTCGAAAGGCCGATCCCGGAGATCACATTGTGGTTACCGCGACGGACTTGGCCTTTCGTCCCGATGTGGAAGCGTGGGCACGTCGCACCGGACATGAAATCGAACGTTTTGAACAGCACGAAACCGAGCAAGTGGTTGAAATCGTGCTGTCCGAAGGGCATTGAGGCGAGGTCGTTCCATGGTTCCTGCGATTCCAACTGCCGACGTCGATACGCCCTCGGTCAATGAACGCGTGGTGGTCACTTTGACCAGCGGCAAAGAAGACAACGGCAAAAACGCCACCATGGCATTTTCATGCGGGTTGGCATCTTTGTCGCTTGGCAAACCCACCACGATTTTTCTCACCAGTGATGGAGCGGTTTGGGGTTACCAGGGAACCGCGCAGGGAATCGCCGTGCAGGGGTTTCCGCCCTTGTCCGAATTGATCGATCAGTACCTCGAAGCCGGTGGCGAAGTCATCCTCTGCTCCGTTTGTCACACGACCTGCAGCGTCGGACCTCCCGGCGGCGGGCCTCCCGTGAAGAAATTGCCCGGAATCGTGATCGGTGGCTTCACCACGGTCGTTGACCGCGCGATTGGCGGCACAACGATATCTTTCTAGGCACTGCTGCCTCGGTCGAAGATTGTCTTCAGGAGAAGGTTTGCGCGTTTCGCGAACCACTGCGGATTGCCAAACACGCTGATCGTTTGTTGATCGAACGACAGCCTCTTTCGCGACACCTTCGCGTCACCATTCGAAACAGCGGACCGCATTGATGTGCTGAGTCACGGGTTGGGCGAGCGATTGTTTTCGCCACTGGTTGAATTCCGTTTCCGGCATCGGTCGACCAAAGAAGTAACCTTGCAGCTCATCACAGTGCAGGTTCTGCAAATGGTTCGCTTGTTCCTCGGTTTCGACGCCTTCCGCGACCACGGTCAGGCCCAGCCCGTGTCCGAGCGAGGTGATTGACCGCACAATCGATCTTGAGAATCGATCGACCATCACGTCTCGCACAAACGAGAGATCGATTTTCAACGTGTGGACCTGAAAGGATTTCAGATATCCAAGAGACGAGTGCCCGGTCCCAAAATCGTCGATCGCGATTCTGAATCCCATCCGGGCCAGTTCGTCGATGACAGCCGACGAATGGTCAACGTTGCTCATGATCGCGTTTTCGGTGATCTCGAGCTCAAACCATTCTGGCTTGGCGTTGTGTTTGTCGAGTTGGCGTTTCAGCGTTTCGACAAAATCGATGCTGCGAAGTTGAATGGGCGAAACGTTGACCGCGATGGGTACCAAACATCCCTCCGCATTCCATCGAAGTGCTTGTTTGACGGCCACTTCGAAAACGTGTTCCCCCAACGCGCAGATCAGACCGGAATTCTCGGCGATTGGAATGAACGTCTGGGGAGAAACAAATTTGCCGTCGCTATCTCGCCATCGCACCAAGGCTTCGCAAGACACCAACTGGCGACTCGTCGCGTTGACCTTCGGTTGATAGTGCAGCTCCACGTCGCCAACATCAATTGCGGTGCGCAATTGTGTCTGCACCTGATTCCGCATGACGACTTCTTCCTGCATGGACGGGTCGAAATACGCGACCGCGTTCTTTCCCGCTTGCTTCGCCGCATACATCGCGATGTCGGCGTAGCCCATCAAGGTGTCTGTCTGAGTCGCGTCTTGAGGATACCGCGTGACACCAATGCTCAAACCGACGTGAGCTTCAAAGTCGCTCAATTCAAACGGGCGACGAAATTCTTTCAGCAACTCATCCAGCAATCTCTGTTGCGTTTCCAGATCGGTGTGCTCGTCCGACATGAGAATGGCAAATTCGTCGCCACCAAACCGCCCCACGAATGCGTCGGGTCCGACGACGTCCGCGATCCGCATCGCGACTGATTTCAGCAGCTCATCACCACCGGCGTGACCCACCGAATCGTTGACGAATTTGAAGTCATCCAGATCCAAAAAACAGACAGAGAATGCGACGCAGCTCGATTGACTGAATTGATCTTGATGGACCAAGCTGGAAATCGTTTCACGAAAGAACGCTCGGTTCGGACAACCGGTCAGCGTGTCGTGCATCGCACGGTGCCGGAGTTGTTCTTGGCTGTTTTCGAGTTCCGTGATGTCCGTGATAAGCGCGATGATCCGACGTTCCGAGGCATCTTCGCCAGGGCTGAGCGAAATCCAAAACGAGCGACGTTTATTCGGAGAAAACGCAGATTCGTTGGCCAACGAAATCTTGCCCGCCCACGATTTGCCTTTGGAGGCCCCGGCGAGGTAGACGCCAATGTCGTCGGTTTCACTTCGGATCAGGTCCAGGAATCGCTCGCCCGCAATCTTGGAGTTCGCATCAATGGACGTCATCGCGGCGAAGGCTGGATTGGCTTCCAACACTTTGCCACGACAATCAAGAATCGCCACACCTTCGGTTGCTTCCTCAAAGACGCTCGCCAGCAGTTGCAACCGTCGCTCCCGATCGCGGTCTTCCGTGATGTCACGCGACGTCGCGATGACGAACCGATCCTCGCTGAATTGTTCCGTGAAGGCGGAGTATCGGTTGGCACTGAATCGCTTTTGCCCCTTTTCGTCTGTCCAAGAATCGACGAACGTGGATTTGGGCACCTCGCCCTGGAAGCAGGCGTCGATTTGCGGGTCGAAGTCTCTCAGGCTTGGCACATTGATTTGTTGCGGCAGCTTTCCAACCACCTGTTCTTCGGTCACCCCATGAGCGTTCAAAAATGCTTCGTTGGCGACAACGATTCGTTGATCCGACGCGCGAACACTGAGCTGATCCGGTACTGCACCGACAATGTTATTCAAGAAGTCACGGTGTCGTCGCAACTCAGCTTCAAAGCGTTTGCGAGCTGAAACGTCTCGAACCATCACGATGACTTGGTTGCCGACAGACGATTCGAAAGAACTGAACGCGAGCTCCGCCCAAAAGGTCGACTCGTCATGACGAGTCACCTGACACTCCAATTGCTGACATCCCGATCGGCTGATGTCTTCCACGCACACATCGATCATTGGCATCGCGTTCGTTCCGTCTTCGAATCGAGCCCGCGTGAGCCATGGCTTTCGAGATTGAAGCAAATCGTGGCGGGAGACTTTTAAGAGATCAACCGCGTTGTCGTTGCACGCCAAGCACTTCTTGTTTTCGAGCACCAACACAGCATCGCTGGTGCGTTCAAAGATGGTTTCCGCCAACCGGCGAGTGTCGTAGGCGGCTTGCTCCGCCGCGGAGCGAGCCTCGGACAAATCGAGCTTGGTTTGTTCCAGCTCGTCGATGATCTCAGCCGAGTGCACAATGGCTTCCGCTTGAGCTGCCGCCATCGATTCGGAATGCAACTTCATCTGTTGCAGTTCTGCCTCACGTTCCGCAAGCAAGCGACGCATGCCGCTCAAAGAAGCCAGTACGTCCCGTTCAGCGTCAACCGTTTGTCCAACGCTTAATTCAGTTGACACACCGCTCGCGTTGTCTTGCACTTCCGCGAGCATACGATCGACCATCGCAAGCAGTGCGTTCGGGTCGCACTCCGCGTTTTTGACTTCATCAGCGATGGTCGGCTCGCTTGGCATGGTCGGGTGTGTTTCCGCGATGGTCGATCACGAATGGTTTGATGGCCAGCTCTCTAGTGAAACATCATTCAGGTGAAAACTGCTTAGATGAACATCGTTGTGTTCGCGTGAGCGGCTTGGCCAACAAACGTTGCGACCCCGCAATAGTCCAAATTGGGATAGTCAATCAGCTCCGAACGGCGAATGCCCATCAACTGCATCGACATTTCGCATACTTGAATGTTCACATCCAGTTCCGCGGCCGTTTCGATCAACCCTTCCAGATCACAAACGTTTTTGCGATTCATTTCGCGCTGCATCATGACGCGCCCGAGCCCGCCAAAATCCATTTGTGAGAGCTTTGTCTTATTCGCAGACGAAGGCAGCATCCATCCAAACGCACGCTCGACCAGAGATTTATTGCTTTCACGAATGCCCTCTTTCCGCAGAGCGGGTGTGGCCCAAAACGTGAAGAACATTCGAACGTCCATTCCGCACGCCGCGGCGCCGGTCGCAATCACGAAGGCTGCCATCAGCCGGTCCTTGTAGCCTTCGAACACGACAAGGTTGAGCTGATTGGGATCGGAAGCTCCTTCTTTCAGTTGGTCGAGCTGACGCTGCA
Above is a window of Rhodopirellula halodulae DNA encoding:
- a CDS encoding DsrE/DsrF/DrsH-like family protein; this encodes MQSAQSNLSELGNGSGQPMVSDSQRWQQLENQLDGMQRQLDQLKEGASDPNQLNLVVFEGYKDRLMAAFVIATGAAACGMDVRMFFTFWATPALRKEGIRESNKSLVERAFGWMLPSSANKTKLSQMDFGGLGRVMMQREMNRKNVCDLEGLIETAAELDVNIQVCEMSMQLMGIRRSELIDYPNLDYCGVATFVGQAAHANTTMFI